Proteins co-encoded in one Saprospira grandis genomic window:
- the ftcD gene encoding glutamate formimidoyltransferase, with protein sequence MSKRLIECVPNFSEGRRPEVIAEITAAIAAVEGVKLLNVDPGKATNRTVVTFVGEPEAVIEGAFQGIKKASELIDMSKHKGEHPRMGATDVCPLIPISGVSVEEAVAYSQKLGERVGQELNIPVFLYEHSATQAKWKNLANIRSGEYEAMADKLATPEFTPDYGPKALHKEAGVMAIGARDFLIAYNINLNTTSVRRANSVAFDIREAGRVKREGNPITGKKVLDENGQPVRIAGACKGVKGIGWFIEEYGVAQVSMNITNIEQSPLHIVFEESCKSATKRGMRVTGSELVGLVPLKVMLDAGRYFLRQQQRSVGISEQELIKIAVKTMGLDELSPFDPNERIIEYQLKDASQQPLIQMSLSDFATETSSESPAPGGGSISAYVGALGAALGGMVANLSSHKRGWDDRWEYFSDWAERAQVLERELVDLVDKDTDAFNGIMAAFRLPKGSEAEKAARKEAIAEATRQAILVPFQVMKACMASLPLLEEMAKEGNPNSISDVGVGMLCARAALRGAYLNVKINSKGMESDSIVSDCLQEGAAMLDKMQAAETAVLAIVETKL encoded by the coding sequence ATGTCTAAGCGTCTTATTGAGTGCGTGCCCAATTTTAGTGAGGGCCGCCGACCAGAAGTTATTGCCGAAATTACAGCCGCTATTGCTGCTGTAGAAGGGGTGAAATTGCTTAATGTGGACCCCGGAAAGGCCACCAACCGCACGGTGGTTACTTTTGTCGGAGAGCCAGAAGCCGTGATTGAAGGGGCTTTTCAGGGCATTAAGAAAGCCAGTGAACTCATTGATATGAGCAAACATAAGGGCGAGCATCCTCGTATGGGGGCCACCGATGTTTGTCCACTGATTCCGATTTCGGGCGTTTCTGTAGAAGAAGCGGTGGCTTATAGCCAAAAATTGGGAGAAAGAGTGGGGCAGGAGCTAAACATTCCTGTCTTTTTGTATGAGCATTCGGCCACTCAGGCCAAATGGAAAAACTTGGCCAATATCCGTTCTGGAGAATATGAAGCCATGGCCGATAAATTGGCCACGCCTGAGTTTACTCCTGATTATGGCCCCAAAGCTTTGCATAAAGAAGCGGGGGTGATGGCTATTGGTGCTCGTGATTTCTTGATTGCCTATAATATTAACCTCAATACGACCTCTGTCCGTCGGGCCAATTCTGTAGCCTTTGATATTCGAGAAGCGGGCCGCGTTAAGCGAGAGGGGAACCCCATTACGGGCAAAAAAGTATTGGATGAAAATGGGCAGCCGGTCCGCATTGCAGGCGCTTGTAAGGGCGTAAAGGGAATCGGTTGGTTTATTGAAGAATATGGGGTGGCTCAGGTGTCGATGAACATCACGAACATTGAGCAAAGTCCTTTGCATATTGTTTTTGAGGAAAGTTGCAAGTCGGCAACTAAAAGAGGTATGCGGGTAACGGGCTCAGAGCTAGTGGGCTTGGTGCCGCTCAAGGTGATGCTAGATGCTGGCCGCTATTTTCTGCGCCAACAGCAACGTTCTGTTGGGATTTCAGAACAAGAATTGATCAAGATTGCGGTCAAAACGATGGGCCTAGACGAGCTTTCTCCCTTTGATCCCAATGAGCGCATTATCGAATATCAGCTCAAGGATGCCAGTCAGCAGCCTTTAATTCAGATGAGTTTATCTGACTTTGCCACAGAAACCTCTTCAGAGAGTCCAGCCCCAGGTGGGGGCTCTATTTCGGCCTATGTAGGGGCTTTGGGCGCTGCTTTAGGCGGTATGGTAGCCAATTTGTCGAGCCACAAAAGAGGTTGGGACGACCGCTGGGAGTACTTTAGCGATTGGGCCGAAAGAGCGCAGGTTTTAGAGCGAGAACTGGTTGATCTAGTCGATAAAGATACCGATGCCTTTAATGGAATTATGGCGGCTTTCCGTTTGCCTAAAGGCAGCGAGGCCGAAAAAGCAGCTCGCAAAGAAGCCATTGCCGAAGCTACTCGCCAAGCGATTTTAGTGCCTTTCCAGGTCATGAAAGCTTGTATGGCTAGTTTACCGCTTTTAGAGGAAATGGCCAAGGAGGGTAACCCCAATTCTATTAGTGATGTTGGCGTGGGTATGCTTTGCGCTAGAGCTGCGCTTCGTGGTGCCTACCTCAATGTGAAGATTAACAGCAAAGGGATGGAGAGTGATAGCATCGTTAGCGATTGCTTGCAAGAAGGAGCTGCTATGCTCGATAAAATGCAAGCTGCTGAAACAGCGGTTTTGGCTATTGTAGAAACTAAACTCTAG
- the trkA gene encoding Trk system potassium transporter TrkA, with amino-acid sequence MKIIIAGAGEVGFHLARLLADEQQDITLIDTNKDRLAYIENRLDVLTLNANAASPKALRQAKIERTDMLIAATASETTNITIGLIGKKLGARHSIVRVSNSEYLSCGEGDFSLLELGIDELISPAALVTHEIERLLEQSGVTDSIDFGDGQLKVVGVHLVEEDAPILNKTVIEAAAAHGRKLMPVAIRRGYKTLIPRGNSMFKLNDFAYFVSSPQDLPDLMKFTGKPEVNIRNIMIVGGSLIGQQSAKLLSDKYNVKLVEVNREKCYNFAERLPETLVIHGDARQVDLLKEENIDEMDAFIAVTGNSETNIMSCLVAKSLGVRQTIALVENMDYIHLSQNIGIDTLINKKLLAASNIFKFVRKGEVLTIGNLHGVQAEILEFEVKRKSKITRSPIRKLGFPEGAIIGGVLRGSQSYTPLGDFKIEEGDRVVVFTLPDAIRKVERFFK; translated from the coding sequence ATGAAAATCATTATTGCTGGAGCTGGAGAAGTGGGTTTCCACTTGGCTCGTCTGCTTGCCGATGAGCAGCAAGATATTACCCTGATAGACACCAATAAAGACCGATTGGCCTATATTGAAAATCGTTTGGATGTCCTTACCCTCAATGCCAATGCGGCCTCGCCCAAAGCCTTGCGGCAGGCAAAAATTGAGCGCACCGATATGCTCATTGCCGCTACGGCCTCTGAAACCACCAATATTACTATTGGTTTGATTGGTAAAAAATTGGGGGCTCGGCATAGCATTGTGCGGGTATCTAACTCTGAATACCTTTCTTGTGGAGAAGGCGATTTTTCTTTATTGGAGCTCGGAATTGATGAATTGATTTCGCCTGCTGCCCTAGTCACTCATGAAATTGAGCGCTTATTGGAGCAATCTGGTGTGACAGACTCTATTGATTTTGGCGATGGACAGCTGAAGGTTGTTGGGGTGCATTTGGTAGAAGAAGATGCCCCAATTTTGAACAAAACGGTCATTGAGGCCGCTGCCGCCCATGGCCGCAAGCTAATGCCCGTAGCCATACGAAGAGGGTATAAAACATTGATCCCCAGAGGTAACTCTATGTTCAAGCTAAATGACTTTGCCTACTTTGTTTCTTCCCCTCAAGACCTGCCCGATTTGATGAAATTCACGGGAAAACCCGAGGTTAATATTCGCAATATCATGATTGTTGGCGGAAGTTTGATTGGGCAACAATCGGCTAAATTGCTCAGCGATAAGTACAATGTCAAATTGGTTGAGGTCAATAGGGAGAAGTGCTACAACTTTGCCGAGCGCCTGCCCGAAACCTTGGTTATTCACGGAGATGCTCGTCAGGTGGACCTACTCAAGGAGGAAAACATTGACGAGATGGATGCTTTTATTGCCGTAACGGGCAATTCGGAAACGAATATTATGTCTTGCTTGGTGGCCAAATCCTTGGGAGTTCGTCAGACCATTGCACTAGTAGAAAACATGGACTATATCCATCTTTCTCAGAATATTGGTATTGATACGCTCATCAATAAAAAGCTGTTGGCAGCTTCTAATATCTTTAAGTTTGTCCGCAAGGGCGAAGTCTTGACCATTGGGAACTTGCATGGCGTACAGGCCGAAATTTTGGAGTTTGAGGTCAAGCGAAAATCAAAGATCACCCGTTCGCCCATTCGCAAATTGGGTTTTCCGGAAGGGGCCATTATTGGGGGCGTGCTTCGGGGTAGCCAAAGCTATACCCCACTTGGAGATTTTAAAATCGAGGAAGGCGACCGAGTGGTTGTTTTCACCTTGCCCGATGCCATTCGTAAAGTAGAACGTTTCTTTAAATAG
- a CDS encoding TrkH family potassium uptake protein, with product MPKNRFHLKVILNVLGSMLFFNGLFMLACLPIALIYQAEGGGMMEMAGFWEFLIPGLGSILFGLGSWLATRKHSGNLSKRDGYLIVSLGWLLMSVVGALPYYLFGGVEFPDFACALFESVSGFTTTGASVINDIEAMPRSILFWRSLTHWIGGMGIIVLTIAILPLLGIGGMQLFVAEAPGPTADKLHPRITETAKRLWVIYVMLTVVETILLLFCGLDLYHAVNHAFATVSTGGFSTQNASLAAYGPAVHYVVIVFMFLSGMNFSLTYWGLKGQLHRIWRNEEFRAYLFSVLIITTIATALVFSYDPQKLNVSLEEAFRDALFQVIAVITTTGFVTEDFTAWGPFLKVVFFLMMFMGASAGSTSGGVKIVRHILILKNGILEFKRQLHPHAILPLRYNKKAVEGKIAYNVLAFFLVYMALYCFGCLIMAAWGFDFETVLGSVATSLGNVGPGLGQVNPVSNFAFFNQGQKFFLSFLMLLGRLELFTVLIVLTPFFWKKY from the coding sequence ATGCCTAAAAATAGATTTCACCTCAAGGTCATATTAAATGTATTGGGCAGTATGCTCTTTTTTAATGGCCTTTTTATGTTAGCCTGTCTGCCCATTGCCCTAATCTACCAAGCAGAGGGAGGCGGTATGATGGAAATGGCTGGTTTTTGGGAGTTTTTGATTCCTGGTCTAGGCTCTATTCTCTTTGGTCTCGGCAGTTGGTTGGCTACTCGCAAGCATTCTGGCAATTTGAGTAAAAGAGACGGCTACCTCATTGTTAGTTTGGGCTGGCTGCTGATGTCTGTAGTGGGGGCCCTTCCCTATTACCTTTTTGGCGGAGTGGAATTTCCAGATTTTGCCTGCGCCCTCTTTGAGTCGGTTTCTGGATTTACCACTACGGGGGCTTCGGTCATCAATGATATTGAGGCCATGCCTCGCTCCATTCTGTTTTGGCGTTCGCTTACGCACTGGATTGGGGGAATGGGGATTATTGTGCTCACGATTGCCATTTTACCACTTTTGGGCATTGGCGGAATGCAGCTTTTTGTAGCCGAGGCTCCTGGTCCCACTGCCGATAAGTTGCACCCCAGAATTACCGAAACTGCTAAGCGGCTGTGGGTGATTTATGTGATGCTGACCGTAGTAGAAACCATTTTGTTGCTTTTCTGTGGTCTGGACCTCTATCATGCGGTCAATCATGCCTTTGCCACGGTCTCTACGGGTGGATTTTCTACGCAAAATGCCAGTTTGGCGGCCTATGGTCCCGCCGTGCATTATGTTGTGATTGTCTTTATGTTTTTGTCGGGTATGAACTTTTCGCTTACCTATTGGGGACTCAAGGGGCAGTTGCACCGCATTTGGCGCAATGAAGAGTTTAGAGCCTACCTCTTTTCGGTCCTTATTATTACGACTATAGCCACGGCCTTGGTCTTTAGTTATGACCCCCAAAAGCTAAATGTTTCTTTAGAAGAGGCCTTTAGAGATGCACTATTTCAGGTGATTGCCGTGATTACCACTACGGGTTTTGTGACCGAGGATTTTACGGCCTGGGGTCCTTTTCTCAAGGTGGTATTTTTCCTCATGATGTTCATGGGCGCCTCGGCGGGTTCTACCTCTGGGGGCGTAAAAATTGTTCGGCACATCCTAATTCTGAAAAACGGGATTTTGGAGTTCAAGCGACAATTGCACCCTCATGCTATCTTACCTCTGCGCTACAACAAAAAGGCCGTAGAGGGCAAAATTGCCTATAATGTCTTGGCCTTTTTCTTGGTCTATATGGCCCTCTATTGTTTTGGCTGCCTAATTATGGCGGCTTGGGGCTTTGATTTTGAAACCGTTTTGGGCTCGGTGGCTACCTCTTTGGGTAATGTGGGCCCTGGTTTGGGGCAGGTCAATCCCGTCTCCAATTTTGCCTTTTTTAATCAGGGACAGAAGTTTTTTCTCTCTTTCTTGATGCTACTTGGCCGCCTAGAACTCTTTACGGTTCTGATTGTGCTTACGCCTTTCTTCTGGAAAAAATACTAG
- a CDS encoding S9 family peptidase, which translates to MIKHYVGLAFLLLVAAPNLVWAQEKEIQLEEIWRNYQFFSQSAQGFNFMQDGQHYSQLDGKKIREFDLKTGQESQVLFTAENGFDISGYSFGPKEEKILLETEPAKIYRYSYKANYFVYDRKSQKLEAISEAGKQRYASFNPQADKVAFVRDNNLFYKDLKTGKELQITEDGEQNKIINGATDWVYEEEFAIDKAFFWSPDGRKIAFLRFDESAVKEFGMTYYLGNLYPNPVSFKYPKAGEKNAIVTVHLYDLESKKLRQLEVGRETDQYIPRLLWTPNNELCIYRMNRHQNQLDLFLLAADASTPKLLMSKENKYFIDIEDHLVFLKDGRFVWSDETDGYRHFYLYDKAGKVIRQLTKGEWDVTDFYGVDEKNERLYFQAAAEKSTEREVYWVSLKGKKMKKLSKAAGTNSAEFSPTFAFYINKHSDINTPPSFTVYQTKGNKKLRVIEDNAPLKQRLKNYNLGKIEYFSFKNPEGTKLNGWRILPPNFDPKKKYPVFMYVYGGPSAPTAGNAWKDGNNMWFQLLAQKGYIVVSVDGRGTEPRGEAFRKATYMQLGKYEAMDQIAAANYLAGLDYVDGSRIGIFGWSFGGYLSSLCLAKGNKVFKMAIAVAPVTNWKWYDSIYTERYMRSPKENNEGYEQNSPINFVERIEGAYLLVHGFADDNVHFQHAAEMSSELINNNIPFDQQFYPNKNHGIYGGYTRLHLYNKMTKFILEEL; encoded by the coding sequence ATGATAAAACATTATGTTGGGCTAGCATTCTTATTGCTAGTGGCGGCGCCCAATTTGGTTTGGGCTCAAGAAAAGGAGATTCAGCTAGAGGAGATTTGGCGAAATTACCAGTTCTTTTCGCAATCGGCTCAGGGCTTTAACTTTATGCAAGACGGGCAGCATTACAGCCAGTTAGACGGCAAGAAGATTCGGGAGTTTGATTTGAAAACGGGCCAAGAAAGTCAGGTTCTTTTTACGGCAGAAAACGGCTTTGACATTTCGGGCTATAGTTTTGGGCCCAAAGAAGAAAAAATCTTGTTGGAGACGGAGCCCGCAAAAATTTATCGCTACTCTTATAAGGCCAACTACTTTGTTTATGACCGCAAGAGCCAGAAATTGGAGGCGATTTCGGAGGCAGGCAAGCAGCGTTATGCTAGCTTTAATCCGCAGGCAGACAAAGTGGCTTTTGTTCGGGACAACAACCTCTTTTACAAGGACTTGAAGACGGGCAAAGAGTTACAAATCACGGAAGATGGCGAACAAAATAAAATTATCAATGGGGCCACGGACTGGGTATATGAAGAAGAATTTGCCATTGACAAGGCCTTTTTTTGGTCGCCTGATGGTCGTAAAATTGCCTTTTTGCGCTTTGATGAATCGGCGGTAAAGGAATTTGGGATGACCTATTATTTGGGGAACCTCTACCCTAATCCCGTTAGCTTTAAGTACCCTAAAGCGGGAGAGAAAAACGCCATTGTCACGGTACATCTCTATGATTTGGAGAGCAAAAAGCTACGTCAGTTGGAAGTAGGGAGGGAGACGGATCAGTATATTCCGCGTTTGCTTTGGACCCCCAACAACGAGCTTTGCATCTATCGGATGAACCGTCATCAGAACCAATTGGACCTATTTTTATTGGCTGCTGATGCTAGCACCCCCAAGTTGTTGATGAGCAAAGAGAATAAATATTTTATTGATATTGAGGACCATTTGGTCTTTTTGAAAGATGGCCGCTTTGTTTGGTCAGATGAAACTGATGGCTACCGCCATTTTTACCTTTATGATAAAGCGGGCAAGGTTATTCGCCAACTGACCAAAGGCGAATGGGATGTTACCGACTTTTATGGGGTAGATGAAAAAAATGAGCGCCTTTACTTTCAGGCTGCGGCCGAAAAATCGACTGAAAGAGAGGTTTATTGGGTTAGCTTGAAGGGCAAAAAGATGAAAAAGCTCAGCAAGGCCGCGGGGACCAATAGTGCAGAATTTAGCCCCACCTTTGCTTTTTACATCAATAAGCATTCGGACATCAATACGCCGCCTAGCTTTACGGTTTATCAGACCAAAGGCAATAAAAAATTGCGTGTGATTGAGGATAATGCCCCTTTGAAGCAGCGTTTGAAAAACTACAATTTGGGCAAAATTGAGTATTTCTCTTTTAAGAATCCCGAAGGGACTAAATTGAATGGCTGGCGCATTTTGCCTCCCAACTTTGATCCTAAAAAGAAATATCCCGTCTTTATGTATGTCTATGGCGGCCCCTCGGCCCCCACAGCGGGTAATGCTTGGAAGGATGGCAACAATATGTGGTTTCAGCTACTGGCCCAGAAAGGCTATATTGTAGTTTCTGTAGATGGCCGAGGCACCGAGCCCAGAGGAGAAGCCTTTAGAAAAGCGACCTATATGCAATTGGGTAAATATGAGGCCATGGACCAAATTGCCGCCGCCAACTATTTGGCTGGTTTAGATTATGTAGATGGCAGCCGCATTGGCATCTTTGGCTGGAGCTTTGGCGGCTATCTCTCTTCTTTATGCTTAGCCAAGGGCAATAAGGTCTTTAAAATGGCCATTGCTGTGGCCCCGGTTACCAACTGGAAATGGTACGATAGCATTTATACAGAGCGCTATATGCGCAGCCCCAAAGAAAATAATGAGGGCTATGAGCAAAACTCTCCCATCAACTTTGTGGAGCGCATAGAAGGAGCCTATTTATTGGTGCACGGCTTTGCCGATGATAATGTGCATTTTCAGCATGCTGCCGAAATGTCTTCGGAGCTCATCAATAATAATATTCCCTTTGATCAGCAGTTTTACCCCAATAAAAACCATGGGATTTATGGCGGCTATACCCGCCTACACCTCTATAACAAAATGACAAAATTCATTTTGGAAGAGCTTTAA
- the nhaD gene encoding sodium:proton antiporter NhaD gives MLFSVILSFIIGYVAIVFEHPLKLDKTVPALIMAALCWAFVSLGHLEVFDHHGHEAALDNILLHHIGKTAEILIFLIGAMTIVELIDLHGGFGAITDRIKTTKKSTMLWMVMPLAFFLSATLDNLACTIVVVSLLRKLVPVKEERIYFISLGVIAANAGGAWSPIGDVTTTMLWIGNRISVSGLVLALLLPSIACAIIPTAVMAAMPYMKGNITPADTSDIHSGEKNPKIKGADTMLIAGLAGLVFVPIFKTVTHLPPYVGMMLSLGVVWLISEYLHPDEEFEDKQKYSAHHALSRIEMSSILFFLGILMAVASLESLNVLKDLAEAMNGVFPSDKQYLPGVVGLDLVVAILGLGSALIDNVPLVAAAMGMYSTEEYVMDHKLWHFLAYSAGTGGSMLIIGSAAGVAAMGMEKIDFMWYMKKIAWLALLGFFAGAIVFLIMHPIVEPYLIDAASHAAPTGGGH, from the coding sequence ATGCTCTTTTCCGTTATCTTGAGTTTTATCATTGGTTATGTGGCCATTGTGTTTGAGCATCCGCTCAAGCTAGATAAAACGGTACCTGCCCTCATTATGGCGGCCCTTTGTTGGGCTTTCGTTTCTTTGGGCCATCTCGAGGTTTTTGATCATCATGGACATGAAGCGGCCCTCGATAATATCCTGCTTCACCATATTGGTAAAACTGCCGAAATTCTCATCTTCCTGATCGGCGCCATGACAATTGTAGAGCTAATTGACTTACACGGTGGTTTTGGGGCGATTACCGATCGCATCAAAACGACCAAAAAATCGACCATGCTCTGGATGGTGATGCCTTTGGCCTTTTTCCTTTCTGCAACCCTAGACAACCTAGCCTGTACGATTGTGGTGGTGTCTTTGCTTCGCAAATTGGTCCCCGTCAAAGAAGAGCGTATTTATTTCATCAGTTTGGGCGTTATTGCTGCCAATGCGGGCGGTGCTTGGTCGCCAATTGGAGATGTAACCACCACTATGCTCTGGATTGGTAACCGTATTTCGGTTTCTGGTTTGGTCTTGGCGCTTTTGCTTCCTTCTATTGCCTGTGCAATTATTCCTACAGCCGTAATGGCCGCTATGCCTTATATGAAAGGAAACATCACTCCTGCCGACACTTCTGATATTCATTCAGGAGAGAAAAACCCCAAAATCAAAGGGGCCGACACTATGCTTATTGCTGGTTTGGCCGGTCTGGTTTTCGTTCCTATTTTCAAAACAGTAACGCATCTTCCTCCCTATGTGGGCATGATGCTTTCTTTGGGTGTTGTTTGGTTGATTTCAGAGTACCTTCACCCCGATGAAGAATTTGAAGATAAGCAGAAATACTCGGCTCACCACGCCCTTTCTCGTATCGAGATGTCTAGTATCCTTTTCTTCCTCGGTATCTTGATGGCCGTAGCCTCTCTAGAATCACTAAATGTGCTTAAGGATTTGGCCGAAGCCATGAACGGCGTCTTCCCTTCTGACAAACAATATCTACCTGGTGTAGTTGGTTTGGACCTTGTTGTGGCCATTTTGGGCCTCGGTTCTGCCCTAATTGATAACGTGCCTTTGGTGGCCGCCGCTATGGGTATGTACTCTACCGAAGAGTATGTGATGGACCACAAACTCTGGCACTTCTTGGCCTATTCTGCGGGTACAGGAGGGTCTATGCTCATCATTGGTTCTGCTGCTGGTGTAGCCGCTATGGGTATGGAAAAAATCGACTTTATGTGGTATATGAAGAAGATTGCCTGGTTGGCCCTTTTGGGTTTCTTTGCCGGAGCTATCGTTTTCTTGATCATGCACCCCATCGTAGAGCCTTACCTTATTGATGCCGCTAGCCATGCCGCCCCCACAGGCGGAGGACACTAA
- a CDS encoding class I fructose-bisphosphate aldolase, translating into MALLDQIVARLGAEKAAYLLEHQSSTFPKSAIHAPRPNFIDEVWSQSNRNIQTLRSLGALHNHGRLGGTGYLSILPVDQGIEHTAGASFAPNPIYFDPENIIKLALEAQCSAVATTYGVLGAVARKYAHKIPLVVKINHNELMTYPNKYDQIQFGSIKNAWDMGAVAVGATIYFGSENSNRQLIEIAEAFEYAHELGMATILWCYTRNSAFKKDKDYHLAADLTGQANHLGVTIQADIIKQKLPENNGGFTAVGFGKTHPKMYTDLATEHPIDLCRYQVANCYMGRVGLLNSGGASGGNDLQDAVETAVINKRAGGLGLILGRKAFQKPMNEGVDIISAVQDVYACQDIDLA; encoded by the coding sequence ATGGCTTTGTTGGACCAAATTGTAGCGCGCCTAGGCGCCGAAAAAGCAGCCTATCTGCTCGAACACCAATCATCGACTTTTCCTAAATCTGCAATTCACGCTCCTCGCCCCAACTTTATTGATGAAGTTTGGAGCCAGAGCAACAGAAATATACAAACGCTCCGTAGCTTGGGCGCCTTGCACAATCATGGCCGCTTGGGTGGAACGGGCTACCTCTCTATTTTGCCTGTAGATCAGGGCATTGAGCATACCGCTGGGGCCTCTTTTGCCCCCAATCCCATCTATTTTGATCCTGAAAATATCATTAAGTTGGCCCTAGAAGCGCAATGTAGTGCCGTGGCCACTACTTATGGTGTCTTGGGTGCTGTGGCTAGAAAGTATGCACACAAAATTCCTTTGGTGGTTAAAATTAACCACAATGAATTGATGACTTACCCCAACAAATATGACCAAATCCAGTTTGGCTCTATCAAAAATGCTTGGGATATGGGTGCCGTAGCCGTAGGGGCCACCATCTACTTCGGCTCAGAAAATTCTAATCGCCAACTCATTGAAATTGCCGAAGCTTTTGAATATGCTCATGAGCTAGGTATGGCCACCATTCTTTGGTGCTACACTCGTAACTCGGCCTTCAAAAAGGATAAGGATTATCATCTAGCAGCCGACCTCACTGGCCAAGCCAACCATTTGGGCGTTACCATTCAGGCAGATATTATTAAGCAGAAGTTGCCTGAAAATAATGGCGGCTTTACGGCAGTAGGCTTTGGTAAAACGCATCCTAAGATGTACACTGACTTGGCTACTGAGCACCCCATTGACCTTTGCCGCTACCAAGTAGCCAACTGCTATATGGGCCGTGTGGGCTTACTCAACTCTGGAGGAGCTTCTGGCGGAAATGACCTGCAAGATGCGGTAGAAACTGCTGTTATTAACAAACGTGCGGGTGGTTTGGGCCTTATTTTGGGCCGCAAAGCTTTCCAAAAACCCATGAACGAAGGAGTAGATATCATCTCTGCCGTTCAAGACGTATATGCTTGTCAAGATATCGATCTAGCCTAA
- a CDS encoding STAS domain-containing protein yields MQKTKTAALYRRQFFIEQADLDRIAAAGQLLPAGLEQKVFDRLFDWMRNCSSYEEYYTEDLIAGIDQGKSIIWGDMISAVLDEAYVERHLGFGDAFLGLGLSLNAFMSLLAAYQEFVLDELIEHAGKDPDLILAFKKYAQVGLDIVSEVYRKRALLSLEEQNDALRELSTPVAQIWDGILLLPLVGFIDSKRAKDVMEAMLDKVAETQAKFFILDISGVAIVDTAVANHLIKMSKAARLMGSQCMISGVSGPIAQTIVELGIAIDEIRTTGSMRDALRLAIKEAGASF; encoded by the coding sequence ATGCAAAAAACGAAAACTGCAGCCCTTTATAGGCGGCAATTTTTTATTGAACAGGCCGATTTGGACCGAATTGCGGCCGCCGGGCAACTACTGCCAGCAGGCCTAGAGCAAAAGGTATTTGATCGCCTTTTTGACTGGATGCGCAATTGCTCTAGCTATGAGGAGTACTACACCGAGGATTTAATTGCAGGCATAGACCAAGGAAAGTCTATTATCTGGGGTGACATGATTTCTGCGGTTTTAGATGAGGCCTATGTAGAGCGACACCTGGGTTTTGGCGATGCCTTTTTGGGCCTGGGGCTAAGTCTAAATGCCTTTATGTCTTTATTGGCGGCTTATCAGGAGTTTGTTTTAGATGAACTGATTGAGCATGCGGGCAAGGATCCCGATTTAATTTTAGCGTTTAAGAAGTATGCGCAGGTGGGCCTAGATATTGTTTCGGAGGTTTATCGCAAACGGGCACTTTTGAGTTTGGAGGAACAAAATGATGCCCTGCGAGAACTGTCGACCCCCGTAGCTCAAATCTGGGATGGGATTTTGCTTTTGCCTTTGGTGGGCTTTATTGATTCTAAACGGGCCAAAGACGTGATGGAGGCCATGTTGGACAAGGTTGCAGAGACGCAAGCCAAGTTTTTTATCTTAGACATTAGTGGGGTGGCCATTGTAGATACGGCAGTCGCCAATCATCTAATTAAGATGAGCAAGGCGGCTCGCCTGATGGGGAGCCAGTGCATGATTTCGGGGGTTTCTGGTCCTATTGCACAAACTATTGTAGAGTTGGGTATTGCCATAGATGAAATTAGGACCACGGGCAGTATGCGAGATGCTTTGCGCTTAGCCATTAAAGAGGCTGGGGCCAGCTTCTAA